A window of Macrotis lagotis isolate mMagLag1 chromosome 1, bilby.v1.9.chrom.fasta, whole genome shotgun sequence genomic DNA:
atcagggtccagtggccagacatgaatcaggacaactggagatggtcaaccagagttaagggacttgcccaaggtcacacagctaataaatggcaagtgtctgaggctgaatttgaactcccatccttctgaatcaaaggtcagtgctctatctactttgccacctagatcTGGTCAAATATCTGGACTACAGTGTTCCAATCTGGACATAGCATTTTAGAGGAAAGCAATTGGGATAGTTACTCAATCTGCCATCTCCAAGATTACTAAAGATCTGAGTTGCTAAATCTAGTCTTCATCTTTCTGTAGACCACCATCTCCTTTCAGAGTTTTCTGGACActcctttttcctatttctagTCCAATCTATCTGTGACTATTACatctcaatctcctttgctgaatcattATTCAGTTTTCCCCCTAAGTATGGTTATACTCTAGGAGACTATTCTGGACCTTCTTCTCAATCTACattatttggtgatctcatcaatttaTCCACAGATGACTTTTACAGAATTAAGACCTCTCTATTGAGTTTCAGTCACTACCTCCTTATTTATGCCCTTCATGGgcgcgcatatatatatatatatatatatatatatatatatatatatataaaatatatatctcaaaaaaaagtatatctcaAAATTCAAGTCATTTTGCCCTCTAAAACCAGTCTTCTTCCTAATTTCCTATTTCTAATGAGTGTTACATCCATTTCTAGTCAAGTAATACTTATCCAGACCTAGTCACCCTTTCTTACCTCCAGGATCTAATTAGTGGCGAAGCTTTTTTAGTTCATCTCTATAAGAGCTCTTGCAActatccctcctttctctccactcacatcTCTCACTTGGGACTATTGCAAGGGACTCCTCAAGGATCCCTCTGCCTTAAATCTCTCCCCAATCATCCATAATGCTGCCAAAGTGAAAGTCCTAAAGCACAGGTGTGACAGTGTTACTTCTTGCTTAAAAAGTTTCAGTGGTTCCTTATTGCCTCTTAGATACATTACCATTATAAACACCACTTTCCTATACATAATCTGTCACTGACCAGTCTTTCTGAATATTTATCATTACAGCCCCTTAAACATTCCACTGTCTTGATTAATTGGTTTGTTTGCTCCCCACATTGTCTTCATGGTTTTGCAAAGGCAATACCCCTAATGCTGAAAtgctttttcctcatctcctcctcTTAGAATTCCCTACTTCTTCAAAGTTCAAATCAAGGGTTGTTTTCTACAAGATCTTTTCTGACCTCACCTATTGTGAGTACTCTCCCTGCTTttcctgaaattactttgtatttactttgtgtacattttgtatttatttttctatgtacATGGCATTTCCCATGTAAATCCTGAGGGAAGgaaccattttcttcttttatccttgTATCTCTCACATCTGGCATGGTTGAGGGGGTTTAAACACAATGAACTGAACTGATAAAGGGGCTTCTATCTAAGGAAACTGGGGatggtggggagggaaagaacATGATCATTATCAGTGAcagatagatggtgcagtggatagagtactggtcctggaatcaagaagacctgagttcaaatccagccccagagacttaataactacctagttatgtgaccttggacaagtcacttaaccccattgccttgccaaaaaaaaagacagtataTCTCAAGTATGTGAAAAACCATCATGAGTAAAGAACTCAACATAACCAAATataactcattatcttcccctcAATACTGACTCTTTCTCAAACTTTTCCAATTCTGCTGATACCTATTCTTATGTTCACAGTGTGATAGTCATTATCCGAttccccagtttttccacatcccatCAGTGCACAAGTCCTGATGTCCAAGCTCCATAAATTATTGCGCCATCTCTGACTTATGGTCACCTACTCTCATGCAGGCTATTTCAATAGCTGCCTAAATGATGACTCCACACCACTCCATTACTCAATCAGCTGtcaaatttatattcttaaagaagaggTCTAAGTCACTTCTCAGGTAGAAAAGCTCTAGGGCTTCTGATCATGTTCTTCTTAATGGCTCCAGGATAATATGCAAATTCTTCTTGTTTGGCAGTTAAAGTCCTTCAGAATCTGGCTCCAGTCTATTTTTCTAGTACCTCTCAAGTACTGTACATGCCAGAAAAACCTGCCCACATGCTGTTTCTTGTACTTGACATTTCATCTTCCACCACCCTTCCCCATGCCCCAGTTACAGGTTGTTCTCCCATTTCAGGAATGCTCTCCTACAGAATCCCCCCCCCTTTAGAACCACTAGCTCCTTCCAAAACTACCTTTCAAAGACTAACTCCTTCAAAAAACTTCCCCTTACCTGAGTTGTCAGAACCTCACCCCCATCACTTTGCATATCTCAATcagcaagcaattattaaatgcataTACTATGCAGgttctgtgctaagcactgggaatacatatacaaataacaaaataatgcCTCCTCATATTAACTTctagaaatatatttctctttccatcaaAGGCAAAGATGGTCTCTTTTTTGACCTTTTATCTTGAGCATTATGCCTAGCACCTacataatgcttaataaatgccttccTCATCAATGTCACTCATGCTTGTGATTCCAGCTAGGTGTCACAACCCCACTCAAAATGTTCAATGGCTCCCAATTAGTTGTCGCTAGGATGAAGTACAAGCATGTCGGCTCAGCATTTGAAGTTTTGCACAATCTAGCTTCAACTTCCCTTCCTGCATGCTTTCTGCAGTCTGTCTCAGGTACTGGGCATTTCTTTGCTCAGCCTGACCCAAATGTCTGGAATGCACTCCTTCTTCAGCTTCTTAGTGTCCTTAGCTTTCTTAGCTCAGACACTACCTTCtatatggtcaatttttcctGATCGGCATCATTTTTACTGctctctcctcaaattttcttctactcaTTTGCATTAACAAATTTGGTTTTTTCTTGACATAATAAAAGTCCCTTGAAAACATAGGCTCTTTGTTCAAATACATGTAAACTGAAAAGGAATTAGACTTATCTGACTTTATCCCACAGGACAACACTAGAAGTAATGGGTggaaattagagaaaggaagagtttGATTTAGTACAAGAAAAACCTTAATAGTAATGCTGACAGTGGTGTGGCATAGTGtagtgaaaagagaaatgacttcaaagtgaagagagagaattcTGGGCTCAAGTGGCAATGGTTTAAAATTGTTGCCTCCAGTATATCACTTCCCACTTCTCAAATGTTTGCAATCTCATTTTTGACTCACCTCTTAACTGcaactactctctccaaagttaattGCTAAGATAATAAAATCAGAGATTTAAGAGGGACCTTACAGTCCATCTTATTCATTCACTTctattcacagatgagaaaactgaagtactgctagtttaagtgatttgccatacATTATATAGCTTAGGATTCAAACTTCAGACACCCtgaattcaaaaaccaaaaatctttttagttctctttttcatttttctgcatTTAACACTAAGGGTTAACCTTCCTAGGCTCACCCTAGGCTCTCCTCTCCCTTGACTCCCTGGATCCTACTTtaatttggtttttctctttATCTGTCCAAccattctttctcagtttttaaaCCCAATCATCACCCTCCCCTCAAGAAGTGTGGGGGTTCCCTAAGGCTTTGTCCATTGTGCTCTACTATTGTCTATGTTCTTTCTTTTGGTAATCTCCAATAGCTCTTATAGGGTCAATCATCTTTATGCAGCAGAATCCACAAAATATCAACACACACACTCCCCTCCTTAATTCCTGGTCAGTTTCACATGGATATCTCATCTGGACAGCAAATGTAACATTTCCAAAATGGAACTCTctgcaaattaaaaagaaaaaacctctCCTATAAATATGAACCCCTATTTCTGTTGACCTCGAGTCACCCACTTTCACCACTTTGGCATCATCCTTGATCGTTCCTTCTGTCTCAATCTTTAGCTACAAAATCGGTTGCCAAGTCTTGACACCTGCACCCCTCCCCCAAACATCTTGCACGCTTCTCCTCTCCAACTCCTTCATTAGCCTTTCCCATAACCTCCACACTGCGACTCCCTTATCTTCATATTATACTTCTGAGTGGATTTCAATCGTTTTGGTCTGTGCATAAAATTCCATCTCCCTTCTGCATGCCGCCGCACAAATGATCCTCGGGTCTGCAGTGCACTGGCTCCTCATCTTTTGCCTCATCAAACCTGCCGTTCTCTTCAGGGTACAGGCTGGTTGCATCCTCCTATCCGAGTCCTTTTCTGGTTCACCGGCTGAGCGCTTTCTTCCATTACTAAGATGTAAATGCGTCGCATTGCTCGCAGAACCTAACTTCTGGGGGGCAGGAATGATTCCATTTGTGTCGGAATTCCGTTTCCTCGGTGAGCTAACACCGGGCACCGCGATTTCACAGCCTGGCACGGGGAAATGAttctttgcccaaggtcacaggggtGGCAGAGCCCACGCGGGGACCACGACCCTCCTAGCGCTAAGCCCCCGAGGCGGGAGCCCCGGGTGCGCCCCCCGCCTGGGGCCCGGGGGGCATACTCACTGGGCGGCTCCCGGGGGCGGCGCTAGGCGGGCGGGAGGCGCGGGTCACATCCCCGGGGGCGCCGGGCTCCGGGGCGGCTCGGGTCCCCGGCCAGCTGCCCAGGCTGGGGCATAAGCGCTCCCCGcagcggggcggcggcggcggcggcaggggGGAGACGCCGGCTCGCCCCCGCATCCCGGGGACGCCGGGACTTCTCCCCCGGCCCCTGGCCGCCGCCGGAGGCGCGACACCCCTCGCTCTCTCCCCGAGGGAGTGTGGCGGCCCAGGGGGAGGagagcaggggaggggagggcggTTCTCGGCGGACCACGGCCGTCTGGAGCGGGCCGCCGCGGGGGCACAGTCGGGCGGGAGAGCCGGCGGCCGCCGGAGCCGGGACAAACACTCCAGCTACCCCAATCACCAAGGAAATCGATCCCAGCGGCCCCCGCGCCGCGCCGGAAGCCGCCTCCGGCGCGCTAAGAAGGCCGCTCCGCACGTGACGAGAGCACGCGGCGCAGGCGCGGGAGAGTCCCTCTCGGCCAGTGAGGAGCGGAGGGGCGGGGCTGAGGCGGGCGCAGGCGCACGAGGGCGCACAGCCCCCTTCCCCCTCCGCGGTCTCGGAGGACCGCCTGTCCTTCGGAAGGAGGGCGCTGAGTGAGATGGAGCACTTCCGGGCCAGCGGGCCAAGCGGGCCGCAGGGAGCGGCGGGCGCCCGCGCTGGGGAGGGCGGCGGCGCCGGCGGCCACTTTTCCTCCCTAACGGCCCCGGCGGTTTCCCCGGCACTTCCGCGGCACTGAGGTAACCGGGCCGGGGCGGAGCTGGGGAGGCGGAGGCCCGCGACCGGCTCTGCTCGGGGTCGGGGATGGGGGAGATCCCGGCCGGAGAGGAAGGGGAGCCAGGCCCCCGCGGCCCCGCGGCCGGGGCCGGAGCTGGGAACCCGCCCATTGAGGCTCGGAGCCGGAACTCACAACCCCGGCCCCTGGCGTTCCGCTCCGCCCGTGCACACCTGACCCTTCTAACTGCCTTTATAGCTTCCACCTTGTGCTTCCTGTGCCCATATTCTTTCCTTTTGCCATAACTAAAATTATCTTAacatttaatgtttaaaaatacacaacagtagaaaaaaagagaataaaatataactCCCTTCAGAAGCATTTCagattccttttccattttccttataATCCCATTTTAGTTTGCTCAGCCACTACAATCCAGCTAGGCAAGTGGTACAAggattttctcatattttctgcCTCCCTGATCCATCATTTCTTTGGTATGAATATACTTTCCAGCAACATAAATCACAGTCCTTCTCACCTTCTAGTAGATGGTCTTCAAAATTCCCAGACACAAGTACACAGGCTGGAGGCCAACTCCCAAACTGGTTCTCGAACAGTAGGCTTAATTTGGATTACTCATCTTCAGATTCATGATCAAAAGTTTGTCCAGCATAGTTAAGGACCTGGTTGGTCTTATTTACTTCTGGCCAGCTTTTGAAGGAATTGGCACTTCCCTATCTACCACCAAAAgcgtcggggggggggggggcgcagctaggtggcacagtggataaagcaccagccttggagtcaggagtacctgagttcaaatctggcctcagacacttaataattacctagctgtgcggccttgggcaagccacttaaccctactgccttgcaaaccccccccccccaaaaaagaaaaaaagcatgagaGTAGAACTTTAAAGGTTTAGGtaacattttacatttgaggaaactcaACTGAAATGCCTTGCCCAAAAATCACAGCCCTGATAAATAATAGAGCCAAGACAAAGACTCTGGTCTAGATTCCCCAGCCAGTATTTGGGgggctttgtttgtttttggtcttGCCTCTCATAGAATAGGTCAACATCTTTCTTGGAAAAgctgaaatgaaaatattcaaaacagaGAATGAATATTTCATCACTGAACTTTTAGAAATTAATTTActataaattcttattccctgCACCCTTACACTCATGCAAACACATTCTTTGTCATTAGTTACTATCTTAAAATCTGACTCAGGGTTATTTTGATGGAAACCATATTTTTTTGGTTCATGACagcccctccttttttcttctcagtttcctATACTTGTGGCATAGTGCAAACGCGAGGAGGAACGGACACAGCATTGCTTAGTTGTGGCCTAAACCTCACCCCGCGGACATGGCTAACAAGGGAAACAAAAAACGCCGGCAGTtttctttggaggaaaaaatgaaagtagtaGAAGCAGTGGATTCTGGCAAGCGAAAAGGAGATGTGGCAAAGGAATTTGGCATCACTCCTTCCACGTTATCCACATTCTTAAAAGATCGTGCTAAATTTGAAGAAAAGGTAAGGGAAGCATCTGTGGGACCGCAACGCAAAAGAATGCGTAATGCACTCTATGATGACATTGACAAGGCTGTGTTTGCTTGGTTTCAGGAAGTTCATGCAAAAAACATTCTTGTAAGTGGATCAGTGATTCGAAAAAAAGCATTGAATTTGGCAAATATGCTAGGCTATGACAATTTTCAAGCAAGCGTTGGCTGGCTTAATAGATTTCGTGATCGTCATGGGATTGCTTTAAAAGCAATCTGCAGAGAAGATAATGACAAATTAATGAATGGTATAGGAATAGATAAGGTTAATGAATGGCATGCTGGTGAAATTATAAAGTTGATTGCTGACTACAGCCCAGATGATATTTTTAATGCTGATGAAACTGGCATGTTTTTTCAGTTGTTGCCACAGCATACGCTTGCTGTTAAAGGTGATTGCTGCAGAGGAGGTAAGAAGGCCAAACAGCGATTGACTGCACTTTTTTGTTGTAATGCATCAGGAACTGAAAAAATGAGACCCCTGATTGTTGGTAAAACAGCTACCCCACAATGCTTCAAGAATGTGCATTCACTTCCTTGTGATTACCGTGCCAACCAGTGGGCATGGATGACTCGAGATCTGTTTAATGAGTGGCTAGTGAAAGTTGATGCCAAGATGAAACAAGCAGAACGCAGGATTCTCATGTTGATCGACAACTGTTCTGCACATAACATGCTGCCTCGTCTAGAAAGAATTCAAGTTGGCTATCTCCCATCAAACTGTACAGCTGTTTTACAGCCACTGAATCTTGGTGTAATTCACACCGTGAAAGTTTTATACAGGAGTCGACTCTTGAAACAGATTCTTCTCAACCTCAACaataatgaggaaaaagaaaagatcaacatTAAACAAGCTATTGATATGATAGCAGGGGCATGGTGGTCAGTTAAACCATCCACAGTAGTGAAGTGCTGGCAAAAAGCAGGCATAATTCCAATGGAATTTACTGATGCTGATCCAGAAGAAGATGATGAACCAGATATAGCAATTCAAAAATTATGGAATTCAGTTGCTATTGCCACATGTGTTCCAAATGAGGTTACTTTTCAGGACTTTGTAACTGCTGATAATGATTTACTTATATCTCGTGAGTTAACAGATATGGAAATTGTTGAAAGCATGATGACTGGTACAAGTCCTGAAGAAGGTGGAAGTGAAAGTGAGGATGATGAAGGTGTCTCTTTGCTGGAGCAGCCAAAATTAACTGTTGCAGAAGCTATCTCAAGTGTAGAAAAACTCAGGCAATTCCTTTCTACATGTACAGATGTTCCTGATGCAGTCTTTGGACAGCTAAATGGtatagatgaatatttaatgacAAGTGTAACACATACTCTTGTAAGAGAATCCAAAATTACAGATTTTCTCCaaacaaaatgaaatgggaaaattaaTTCATCTTTATGTTGTAGGGCATAGTTAACATgactaaagaatttttttttttagtttttgaactTATTTCAAGCAATATTATTGCAGTGACATTCCAATACTGTGAAATGATTTGGACACTTGAAGCTTGCTGTAATGGGATTTGATCTGTGATGCATTTGATGCTGTATTACCTCTTAATCCAGTATAGAAAGAATAACTACATTATAGATTATCCTTGAGACCTGCAGCTAATGTCTAGCTGAATCCCAGAATTTCTTGCCCATTTACAATCCACTTTGCTCTCAAGATGGTATCTAGTATTGTCCAGCTTCGTTGCATTCTCCTCATAATTTACTGCAATTAGGACCAATTATCTTTACATTGTATTTTCCTCTGTTCTGATGATTTGTCCCTTGGCACAGTTCTTCTCTACTTCCtactttttttaatctcattcttTGCCCAGAAGAGAATGGTTTGCAAGAAGTACTTCATATGGGAATTGCTTAAGCAGGTAACATGTTTCCTAGACTTTTAGAAATGAGCAACTTGGTTTTTATCACTAATAGGGAGAATGAGATAGGAGGGATTTAGAACATATTTGCATAGAAGAGTAAGCATGGGAGGTTAGTTGAAATTTATGGAGTGCCCATAGTAAAGGACCACAGAGCTCAGAGAGAATAGAGAGCAGACTCATGGAAATATTAGAGTGAGGTTTTTTTGATGTTCATCTATATTTCTGACCAAGATTGGAGgttaaaaagagataaatgtgTTTGGAATGAATATGTTTGGATCTACCCCAATTTGAGATCCCCTCCATTCACTCCATACCTGTAGATAATTCAGAATCTGTTCCATACAGTAATATTAACACACTGCATTGCCTGCTCACCAGGGGAAagattaaaataatgaattaaccCTACTTTTTCCTGTTATTATTCTTTATGGAATTCTGTTAGGCTAAATTTGttttaagagtttaaaaaaataagttactAGAAAAATTCAACtaaataagtttttttccccttaaacgAAACAaacatattatctttttttttacgtAGGTTTTATTTTTAGGTGCAGATCAGTCAGAGGGTACTTAACTTTAAGGTGGTGgtgaattttgatattttttcagatgaaattttTGAATACTTCAAGAATGCTGAGTGTTGGTTTGGTTATTTTACAAAGCTGAAACTTGTAAAGTCattgtgggggtggggtaggggcaTAACTGGCTCTTTTTGGCCTGGTTAGCCATAGATATCAGAGAATATTTTTGCCATGATATATTAGGAGAACCTCTAGCATCAAAAACAGcagatatttaaattgtttttaaaaatagaaaatttatgtattcttgatatttttattcatcacaaatattactatattagaaaaatgaatgcatatttttgaatttttagaccaagaaaacaaaataatgttcCTTCTAGTCAAGATGCCgcaaaattttgtcatttcttctcctgAAATGTCTCTAGGTTTCACCGCTTTACATTTTCATACATATACAAGGGGTGAATCAAGGCCCCTAGCACCTTAGCCCAGTAATAGCCTAGATGGTCTaccctccattttctttcccctcccaatCCATCCTATACACTGTTTTTCCAAAATATTGCATGCAGCAAGtcactttcctcatttaaaaagttaaatgacttctctttgcctacagaataaaatggaaatgctTCAGCCTGATTTTGAAGGCCCTCTGTAATTTAACCCACTCTTATCCCAATTCTAGATAGACCAGACTGTTATTTCTCCTTGCATCTATCACTCTTAATCCTACTTTTGTGCCTTTGGTTTTGCTTGAAGTCTTTATCCTCACCACTGTCCTATTCATATCTTATCTACCCTGAAAGAATTACCCTGTCTTCCAATTACTTCATCTGCTTTGATTTGTCTCTTTCTGATTTGCTATGCATTGTCATTATCATAGAATTTAGCATTTATTGTTCTATGTTTTCTATTCTATTTAGCCCTCAGGAATGAAGGCCATGTATTATAATGTTTTTGTAGTCAGTATAGCACAATGCTGggcatataataggcacttaataaaccaATTGATAGGTATATGAAATGTGCCCAAACTAAATCATTTTTAACTGTTAAGATTATCACCTAATACCAAGTGATAATAATGGCAAGAAATTACAAAGGCGATAATAACTGAAAAATACTGATATATTCAGAAAACATTTCTAAAAGATTACATATTATATAAGTTACTACACAGTCTGGTCATAATCTTTTATAATCATCGTTACAGGAGCTAACATAACAGGGTAAAATAATCACATATGTTTGGTCCCCAAAACATTCTTTCTCTTATAATTTAAGAGCACTTCTGGGATAAATTGAATTCCAAAAGGGGTCTAAGTCA
This region includes:
- the TIGD6 gene encoding tigger transposable element-derived protein 6 isoform X1 gives rise to the protein MANKGNKKRRQFSLEEKMKVVEAVDSGKRKGDVAKEFGITPSTLSTFLKDRAKFEEKVREASVGPQRKRMRNALYDDIDKAVFAWFQEVHAKNILVSGSVIRKKALNLANMLGYDNFQASVGWLNRFRDRHGIALKAICREDNDKLMNGIGIDKVNEWHAGEIIKLIADYSPDDIFNADETGMFFQLLPQHTLAVKGDCCRGGKKAKQRLTALFCCNASGTEKMRPLIVGKTATPQCFKNVHSLPCDYRANQWAWMTRDLFNEWLVKVDAKMKQAERRILMLIDNCSAHNMLPRLERIQVGYLPSNCTAVLQPLNLGVIHTVKVLYRSRLLKQILLNLNNNEEKEKINIKQAIDMIAGAWWSVKPSTVVKCWQKAGIIPMEFTDADPEEDDEPDIAIQKLWNSVAIATCVPNEVTFQDFVTADNDLLISRELTDMEIVESMMTGTSPEEGGSESEDDEGVSLLEQPKLTVAEAISSVEKLRQFLSTCTDVPDAVFGQLNGIDEYLMTSVTHTLVRESKITDFLQTK
- the TIGD6 gene encoding tigger transposable element-derived protein 6 isoform X2 — protein: MANKGNKKRRQFSLEEKMKVVEAVDSGKRKGDVAKEFGITPSTLSTFLKDRAKFEEKEVHAKNILVSGSVIRKKALNLANMLGYDNFQASVGWLNRFRDRHGIALKAICREDNDKLMNGIGIDKVNEWHAGEIIKLIADYSPDDIFNADETGMFFQLLPQHTLAVKGDCCRGGKKAKQRLTALFCCNASGTEKMRPLIVGKTATPQCFKNVHSLPCDYRANQWAWMTRDLFNEWLVKVDAKMKQAERRILMLIDNCSAHNMLPRLERIQVGYLPSNCTAVLQPLNLGVIHTVKVLYRSRLLKQILLNLNNNEEKEKINIKQAIDMIAGAWWSVKPSTVVKCWQKAGIIPMEFTDADPEEDDEPDIAIQKLWNSVAIATCVPNEVTFQDFVTADNDLLISRELTDMEIVESMMTGTSPEEGGSESEDDEGVSLLEQPKLTVAEAISSVEKLRQFLSTCTDVPDAVFGQLNGIDEYLMTSVTHTLVRESKITDFLQTK